In one Nicotiana sylvestris chromosome 8, ASM39365v2, whole genome shotgun sequence genomic region, the following are encoded:
- the LOC104212381 gene encoding probable purine permease 4, translated as MEFLTQHSQKEHDQDQANYSRELMIIDTKNTTKKSGSRVQMHDQETTNTTSTTKKHYILLLGINYLCLFVGSISSTLLSKFYFNHKGASRWVSTWVQSAGFPFLLLPIYLSFYVFKSTERKPFTGFTPKILSLSILIGFLLGFNNLLFSWGNSYLPVSTNSLVLSSQLAFTLITSVIIVKQKITYANLNCVILLTLSSVLLALGSSHDKPKGLTKSKYLIGFFSTVGAGLLFALYLPLMEKIYKKVYCYSMVVEMQIVMELAATVLATAGMTIDGGFSEMKKESTNVFDLGAKAYWLTVIFNVVTWQLCFMGTAGMVFLTSSLTGGICMTALMAVNVLGGVLVYGDNFSDTKIVSTLLCVWGFSSYLYGMYMKMKEEEKNKESSTEKLISDDQHFVEMT; from the coding sequence ATGGAGTTCTTAACTCAACACTCACAGAAAGAACATGATCAAGATCAGGCAAATTATTCAAGAGAGCTAATGATCATAGACACAAAAAACACCACCAAAAAAAGTGGTAGTAGAGTCCAAATGCATGACCAAGAAACAACAAACACTACTTCCACCACTAAAAAACATTACATTTTGCTTCTAGGAATTAACTACTTGTGTCTTTTTGTTGGTTCAATCTCATCAACCCTACTCTCAAAATTTTACTTCAATCACAAAGGTGCTAGTCGTTGGGTTTCTACTTGGGTTCAATCTGCtggctttccttttctccttctccctatttatttatctttttatGTTTTTAAATCCACCGAGAGAAAACCATTTACTGGTTTCACTCCTAAAATTTTGTCACTCTCTATTCTCATTGGTTTTTTATTAGGTTTTAACAACCTTTTATTTTCTTGGGGTAATTCTTATCTTCCCGTTTCGACAAATTCTCTTGTTTTATCTTCACAGTTAGCTTTCACTCTTATAACATCCGTTATTATCGTCAAACAAAAAATCACATACGCAAACCTCAATTGTGTTATTTTGTTAACACTTAGTTCGGTCTTATTAGCCTTAGGTTCAAGCCATGACAAACCAAAAGGTTTGACAAAGTCAAAGTATTTAATAGGATTTTTTTCAACAGTTGGTGCGGGATTATTATTCGCTCTTTATCTCCCATTAATGgaaaaaatttataaaaaagtTTATTGTTATTCTATGGTTGTGGAAATGCAAATAGTGATGGAATTAGCAGCTACGGTTTTGGCTACGGCGGGAATGACTATAGACGGTGGATTTTCGGAGATGaaaaaagagagtacaaatgTGTTTGATTTGGGTGCAAAAGCTTACTGGTTAACGGTGATATTTAACGTGGTGACGTGGCAGTTATGTTTTATGGGTACGGCTGGAATGGTGTTCTTGACAAGTTCGTTGACAGGGGGAATTTGCATGACGGCGTTAATGGCCGTTAATGTTTTGGGTGGGGTTTTAGTTTATGGGGATAATTTTAGTGACACTAAAATAGTTTCAACTTTGTTATGTGTATGGGGATTTTCTTCATATTTATATGGAATGTATATGAAGATGAAGGAAGAGGAGAAAAACAAAGAGAGTTCTACAGAAAAGTTGATTAGTGATGATCAACATTTCGTGGAAATGACCTAG
- the LOC138874778 gene encoding uncharacterized protein, giving the protein MGSLTFIPVVKRPLVVDVQDLVNQFVRDVSEPSRVLTCVVSRSSLYDRIRERQYDDPHLLVLKETVQHGDARDVTFGDDGVLRMQSRIVDGLREFILEEAHGSWYFVHLGAAKIYQNLRQHYWWRRMKKDIVGFVARCLNCQQVKYEHQRPGGFFKD; this is encoded by the coding sequence atgggtagccttacATTCATTCCTGTTGTTAAGAGAccacttgtagttgatgttcaggatttggtcaaccagtttgtgagagatgtttcggagcccagtcgggtcctaACTTGTGTGGTTTCTAGGTCTTCcctatatgatcgcatcagagagcgccagtatgatgatccccatttgcttgtccttaaggaaacggttcagcacggtgatgctagggaTGTTACTTTTGgggatgatggggtattgaggatgcagagtCGGATTGTAGATGGGCTACGTGAGtttattcttgaggaggcccacggTTCGTGGTATTTTGTTCATCTGGGCGCCGCAAAGATATACCAGaacttgaggcaacattattggtggaggagaatgaagaaggatatagtgggttttgtagctcggtgcctaaactgtcagcaggtgaagtatgagcatcaaagaccgggtggatTCTTCAAAGActag